In Streptomyces sp. DG2A-72, one genomic interval encodes:
- a CDS encoding phosphotransferase family protein encodes MAPTAPRPRTTTRDPEDVARRLTAWLGTRLPGAKAVRVTVPATNGMSSETLLFDLEHPEPPLHACALRLATDPEAYTDLPVPRVLWLEEGPGPLGAPFFVMERLQGRVPPHVMPYTYEGNWLHAASDAERAHLEAATIGLLARLHDQVPPREAEFLALPGDGDALRRHVTAQRAYYAWVVDGLARSPLIENAFERLEELWPRETGTPVLNRGDARIGNVVYDGFEPAAVLDWEMAALAPRKVDLGWTVYLHRFDRVEERYARLTGHTPRDMDFYMLYAALRHAIVMLRIAYRQVHFGEVDLPADPDTLILHHGSPRAMVQGSYWD; translated from the coding sequence ATGGCACCCACGGCACCCCGGCCCCGCACCACCACCCGCGACCCCGAGGACGTCGCCCGCCGTCTCACCGCCTGGCTCGGCACCCGGCTGCCCGGCGCCAAAGCCGTCCGCGTCACCGTGCCCGCCACGAACGGCATGTCCAGCGAGACCCTGCTCTTCGACCTCGAACACCCCGAACCACCCCTGCACGCCTGCGCATTGAGGCTCGCGACGGACCCGGAGGCGTACACCGACCTCCCGGTGCCCAGGGTGCTGTGGCTGGAGGAGGGCCCCGGCCCGCTCGGGGCGCCGTTCTTCGTCATGGAGCGCCTGCAGGGGCGGGTGCCGCCGCACGTCATGCCTTACACGTACGAGGGAAACTGGCTGCACGCGGCGAGCGACGCGGAGCGTGCGCATCTGGAGGCGGCGACCATCGGGCTGTTGGCCCGGCTGCACGACCAAGTCCCGCCGCGTGAGGCCGAGTTCCTCGCCCTGCCGGGTGACGGCGACGCCCTGCGCCGCCACGTCACGGCTCAACGCGCCTACTACGCCTGGGTCGTCGACGGACTCGCCCGCTCACCCCTCATCGAGAACGCCTTCGAGCGGCTTGAGGAACTCTGGCCGCGCGAAACGGGCACGCCGGTGCTCAACCGGGGCGACGCACGCATCGGAAACGTCGTGTACGACGGCTTCGAACCCGCCGCCGTCCTCGACTGGGAGATGGCGGCCCTGGCCCCGCGCAAGGTCGACCTCGGCTGGACTGTGTACCTGCACCGCTTCGACCGGGTCGAGGAGCGCTACGCGCGCCTCACCGGCCACACCCCGCGCGACATGGACTTCTACATGCTGTACGCCGCACTGCGGCACGCCATCGTCATGCTGCGCATCGCCTACCGCCAGGTCCACTTCGGCGAAGTTGACCTGCCGGCGGACCCGGACACACTGATCCTGCACCACGGCAGTCCGCGAGCCATGGTGCAGGGCAGCTACTGGGATTGA
- a CDS encoding PLP-dependent aminotransferase family protein, which produces MAQWTSAVGAAQLARLLGSQQDRPAGPGTRRPPAYRALADGIRLLVLEGRVPVAARLPAERELALSLSVSRTTVAAAYEALRAEGFLESRRGAGSWTAVPAGNPLPARGLEPLPPEALGSMIDLGCAALPAPEPWLTRAVQGALEELPPYAHTHGDYPAGLPALRAMIAERYTSRGIPTMPEQIMVTTGAMGAIDAICHLFGGRGERIAVESPSYANILQLMREAGARLVPVAMAEGLAGWDMDRWRQVLREAAPRIAYVVADFHNPTGALADENQRRQLVDAARSAGTVLIADETMSELWLDDEVEMPRLVCAFDPAGSTVVTVGSASKAFWAGMRIGWVRAAPDVIRSLVAARAYADLGTPVLEQLAVNWLFSTGGWEKAVEVRRGQARDNREALVAAVRGRLPEWEFEVPRGGLTLWVRTGGLSGSRLAEAGERVGVRVPSGPRFGVDGAFEGYVRLPFTVGGAVAEEAAARLAAAARLVESGGAGGAGGTETPRTFVA; this is translated from the coding sequence ATGGCGCAGTGGACATCGGCGGTGGGGGCGGCTCAGCTCGCCCGGCTGCTCGGCTCCCAGCAGGACCGCCCGGCGGGCCCGGGCACGCGCCGTCCGCCCGCCTACCGCGCGCTCGCCGACGGCATCCGGCTGCTCGTGCTCGAAGGCCGCGTCCCGGTGGCCGCGCGACTGCCCGCCGAACGCGAGCTGGCCCTCTCCCTCTCCGTCAGTCGTACGACCGTCGCCGCGGCCTACGAGGCGCTGCGTGCCGAGGGATTCCTGGAGTCCCGGCGTGGAGCGGGCAGTTGGACCGCCGTACCGGCCGGCAATCCGCTGCCTGCGCGCGGTCTGGAGCCCCTGCCGCCCGAGGCGCTCGGCTCGATGATCGACCTCGGCTGTGCGGCGCTGCCCGCGCCCGAGCCGTGGCTGACGCGGGCGGTGCAGGGGGCGCTGGAGGAGTTGCCGCCGTACGCGCACACGCATGGCGACTATCCGGCGGGGCTGCCGGCGCTGCGCGCGATGATCGCCGAGCGGTACACCTCGCGTGGGATTCCGACCATGCCCGAGCAGATCATGGTGACGACGGGTGCGATGGGTGCCATCGACGCCATCTGCCACCTTTTCGGCGGGCGGGGCGAGCGGATCGCGGTGGAGTCGCCTTCGTACGCCAACATCCTGCAGCTGATGCGGGAGGCGGGTGCTCGGCTCGTGCCCGTCGCCATGGCCGAGGGGCTTGCCGGGTGGGACATGGACCGGTGGCGGCAGGTGCTGCGGGAGGCGGCGCCGCGGATCGCGTATGTCGTCGCCGACTTCCACAATCCGACCGGTGCGCTGGCGGATGAGAACCAGCGGCGGCAGTTGGTCGATGCGGCGCGGTCGGCGGGGACCGTGCTGATCGCCGACGAGACGATGAGCGAGCTGTGGCTGGACGACGAGGTCGAGATGCCGCGGCTCGTGTGTGCCTTCGACCCCGCCGGGTCGACCGTCGTCACCGTGGGGTCCGCGAGCAAGGCCTTCTGGGCCGGGATGCGGATCGGGTGGGTGCGGGCGGCTCCCGATGTGATCCGCAGCCTGGTCGCCGCGCGTGCGTATGCGGATCTGGGGACGCCTGTCCTGGAGCAGTTGGCCGTGAACTGGCTGTTCAGCACCGGGGGTTGGGAGAAGGCGGTGGAGGTGCGGCGGGGTCAGGCGCGGGACAACCGGGAGGCGCTGGTGGCTGCGGTGCGGGGGCGGCTGCCGGAGTGGGAGTTCGAGGTGCCGCGAGGTGGGCTGACGCTGTGGGTGCGGACCGGGGGGCTGTCCGGGTCGCGGCTTGCGGAGGCGGGGGAGCGGGTGGGGGTACGGGTGCCGTCCGGGCCTCGCTTCGGGGTGGACGGGGCCTTC
- a CDS encoding MFS transporter, whose translation MGTGTVRTEAADEATGRRLEQRGWYFYDWACSVYSTSVLTVFLGPYLTSVAKEAADGDGFVHPLGIPVRAGSFFAYSVSLSVIAAVLVMPLVGAAADRTGRKKPLLAAAAYVGATATTAMFFLDGDRYLLGGILLIVANAAQSVAMMLYNSYLPQIAPPEERDAVSSRGWAFGYAAGALVLVLNLVLYLAHDTFGVSEGTAVRICLASAGLWWGAFTLIPLRRLRDRRSTAKDATAPGFRQLAATVRDMRRHPLTLAFLLAYLVYNDGIQTVISQASVYGSEELGLGQSTLIGAVLMVQVLAVVGALALGRLARAYGAKRTILGSLIAWTVTLGAGYFLPAGAPVWFFVLAAGIGLVLGGSQALSRSLFSHLVPPGKEAEYFSAYELSDRGMSWLGPLLFGLTYQLTGSYRDAIISLVAFFILGFALLARVPVRRAIADAGNPVPDRI comes from the coding sequence GTGGGCACCGGCACCGTGCGGACGGAAGCGGCCGACGAGGCCACGGGGCGGCGGCTTGAGCAGCGCGGCTGGTATTTCTACGACTGGGCGTGCTCCGTCTATTCGACGAGCGTGCTCACCGTGTTCCTGGGCCCCTATCTGACCTCGGTCGCGAAAGAGGCCGCGGACGGGGACGGATTCGTGCATCCCCTGGGGATCCCGGTCCGCGCGGGGTCCTTCTTCGCGTACTCGGTGTCCCTGTCGGTGATCGCGGCCGTGCTGGTGATGCCCCTGGTGGGCGCCGCCGCCGACCGCACCGGCCGCAAGAAGCCGCTCCTCGCGGCCGCCGCCTATGTGGGGGCCACGGCGACGACGGCGATGTTCTTCCTCGACGGGGACCGCTATCTGCTCGGCGGCATCCTGCTGATCGTCGCCAACGCCGCCCAGTCCGTGGCGATGATGCTCTACAACTCCTACCTGCCGCAGATCGCCCCGCCCGAGGAACGCGACGCGGTCTCCTCCCGGGGCTGGGCGTTCGGTTATGCGGCGGGCGCGCTGGTCCTCGTACTGAATCTGGTGCTCTATCTCGCCCACGACACCTTCGGTGTCTCGGAGGGCACCGCCGTCCGCATCTGTCTCGCCTCGGCCGGCCTGTGGTGGGGCGCCTTCACCCTCATCCCGCTACGACGGCTGCGCGACCGCCGATCCACGGCGAAGGATGCGACCGCCCCCGGATTCCGGCAGTTGGCGGCCACCGTCCGCGACATGCGCCGCCATCCGCTGACGCTGGCGTTCCTGCTGGCCTATCTCGTCTACAACGACGGCATCCAGACGGTGATCTCCCAGGCCTCCGTGTACGGCTCCGAGGAGCTGGGGCTCGGGCAGTCGACGCTGATCGGGGCGGTGCTCATGGTCCAGGTGCTGGCGGTCGTGGGCGCCCTCGCGCTGGGGCGGCTGGCCCGGGCGTACGGCGCCAAGCGCACGATCCTCGGCTCACTGATCGCCTGGACGGTGACACTGGGCGCGGGCTACTTCCTGCCGGCGGGCGCTCCGGTCTGGTTCTTCGTGCTCGCCGCCGGGATCGGGCTCGTCCTCGGCGGCAGCCAGGCACTGTCCCGCTCCCTGTTCTCGCATCTGGTCCCGCCCGGAAAAGAGGCCGAGTACTTCTCGGCGTACGAACTCAGCGACCGGGGCATGAGCTGGCTGGGCCCTCTTCTGTTCGGTCTCACCTACCAGCTGACCGGAAGTTATCGGGACGCGATCATCTCTCTAGTGGCCTTCTTCATCCTGGGGTTTGCCCTGCTCGCACGGGTTCCGGTGCGGCGGGCGATCGCCGACGCGGGCAACCCCGTTCCGGACAGGATTTAG
- a CDS encoding acyl-CoA dehydrogenase family protein: protein MTDRTPQPVDRQLPTDEARDLLALVRDIAQREIAPKAAEEEDAGRFPREIFTLLSESGLLGLPYDSEYGGGDQPYEIYLQVLEELAAARLTVGLGVSVHSLSCYALATYGSKQQQVEFLPDMLGGGLLGAYCLSEPSSGSDAASLRTKAVRDDGGPSRSSAAESGGDWMITGTKAWITHGGVADFYTVMARTGAEGARGITAFLVPADAEGLSAAAPEKKMGMKGSPTAQVHFDGVRVPDERRIGDEGQGFAIALAALDSGRLGIAACAIGLAQAALDEALAYATGRQQFGRPISDFQGLRFLLADMATQIEAGRALYLAAARLRDAGRPFAKQAAMAKLHCTDTAMKVTTDAVQVLGGYGYTADFPVERYMREAKVLQIVEGTNQIQRMVIARHLAGPETR from the coding sequence ATGACCGACCGCACCCCGCAGCCGGTGGACAGACAACTGCCCACGGACGAGGCACGGGATCTGCTCGCCCTCGTTCGTGACATCGCTCAGCGCGAGATCGCCCCGAAGGCGGCCGAGGAGGAAGACGCCGGACGCTTCCCGCGCGAGATCTTCACCCTGCTCTCGGAATCCGGCCTCCTCGGCCTGCCGTACGACTCCGAGTACGGCGGCGGCGACCAGCCGTACGAGATCTACCTCCAGGTCCTCGAAGAGCTGGCCGCGGCCCGGCTCACCGTCGGCCTCGGGGTGAGCGTCCACTCCCTGTCCTGCTATGCGCTCGCCACCTACGGCAGCAAGCAGCAGCAGGTCGAGTTCCTGCCCGACATGCTCGGCGGCGGGCTTCTCGGCGCGTACTGCCTGTCCGAGCCGTCGTCCGGCTCGGACGCGGCCTCACTGCGGACGAAGGCCGTGCGGGACGACGGGGGCCCCTCCCGCTCGAGCGCAGCCGAGAGTGGGGGAGACTGGATGATCACCGGCACGAAGGCCTGGATCACCCATGGCGGGGTCGCCGACTTCTATACGGTCATGGCCCGTACCGGCGCGGAGGGTGCGCGCGGGATCACCGCGTTCCTGGTGCCCGCCGACGCGGAGGGGCTGAGCGCGGCGGCGCCGGAGAAGAAGATGGGCATGAAGGGGTCGCCGACCGCGCAGGTCCACTTCGACGGGGTGCGGGTGCCCGACGAACGGCGGATCGGCGACGAGGGGCAGGGCTTCGCGATCGCCCTCGCCGCGCTCGACTCCGGGCGGCTCGGCATCGCGGCCTGCGCCATCGGCCTGGCCCAGGCGGCGCTCGACGAGGCGCTGGCGTACGCCACCGGACGGCAGCAGTTCGGGCGGCCGATCTCCGACTTCCAGGGGCTGCGTTTCCTGCTCGCCGACATGGCGACCCAGATCGAGGCGGGCCGAGCGCTGTATCTGGCAGCGGCGCGGCTGCGGGACGCCGGGCGGCCGTTCGCCAAGCAGGCCGCCATGGCCAAGCTGCACTGCACCGACACGGCGATGAAGGTCACCACGGACGCCGTCCAGGTCCTCGGCGGGTACGGCTACACGGCCGACTTCCCGGTCGAGCGCTATATGCGCGAGGCCAAGGTGCTGCAGATCGTCGAGGGCACCAACCAGATCCAGCGGATGGTCATCGCCCGTCATCTCGCGGGTCCCGAGACCCGCTGA
- a CDS encoding YitT family protein, which translates to MSAKGQLTRRLIQLYAGLALYGASSALLVEAGLGLEPWNVLHQGLAELTGLTIGVVSIVVGAAVLLLWIPLRQRPGLGTVSNVFVVGIAMDGTLALLPAAHSLAVRIPLLLAGILLNGVATGLYIAARFGPGPRDGLMTGLHQRTGRSIRLMRTTVEVAVVVTGFALGGTIGVGTLLYAVSIGPLAQLFLRVFAVPSAPGRSTVVAEGQPHGAILRP; encoded by the coding sequence TTGTCCGCGAAGGGCCAATTGACGCGCCGACTGATCCAGCTGTACGCCGGTCTCGCGCTCTACGGAGCGAGTTCGGCCCTCCTCGTGGAGGCGGGCCTGGGGCTTGAGCCGTGGAACGTGCTGCACCAGGGCCTGGCCGAGCTGACGGGCCTGACGATCGGCGTGGTGTCGATCGTGGTCGGCGCGGCTGTCCTGCTCCTGTGGATCCCGCTGCGCCAGCGTCCCGGGCTCGGCACCGTCTCCAACGTCTTCGTCGTCGGCATCGCCATGGACGGCACCCTCGCCCTGCTGCCCGCCGCCCATTCCCTGGCCGTACGCATCCCTCTCCTGCTCGCCGGAATCCTGCTCAACGGCGTGGCCACCGGCCTCTACATCGCCGCGCGCTTCGGTCCGGGCCCCCGGGACGGGCTGATGACCGGGCTGCATCAGCGCACCGGCCGCTCGATCCGGCTGATGCGGACGACCGTCGAGGTGGCGGTGGTCGTGACGGGCTTCGCCCTCGGCGGCACGATCGGCGTCGGCACCCTCCTGTACGCGGTCTCGATCGGCCCGCTGGCCCAGCTCTTCCTGCGCGTGTTCGCCGTCCCGTCGGCACCGGGCCGCAGCACCGTCGTTGCCGAAGGGCAACCCCATGGGGCGATACTTCGTCCGTGA
- a CDS encoding amidohydrolase — translation MSERAAASPRTVLLRRGEVHSPADPFATAMVVERGQVAWVGSEGAADAFAEGVDEVVDLDGALVTPAFTDAHVHTTSTGLALTGLDLSTAPSLEAALAAVRDFAAARPDDRVLLGHGWDAARWPGGRPPTRAELDEATGGRPLYLSRIDVHSAVVTTALLDLVPGGITRADEPLTRDAHHAVRAAAFAAVTPAQRTGAQRAALAHAVSVGIGSVHECAGPDISSEDDFTDLLRLAAEGPGPRVVGYWAELDVEKARELGAIGAAGDLFVDGSLGSHTACLHEPYADADHTGVSYLDTADVAAHVAACTEAGLQAGFHAIGDAAVTAVVDGVRAAAEKVGLARVRAARHRVEHAEMLTPDTVAAFAELGLTASVQPAFDALWGGEDGMYAQRLGVRRARLLNPFAALLRAGVPLAFGSDSPVTPLDPWGTVRAAAFHRTPAHRVSVRAAFTAHTRGGWRAVGRDDAGVLVPGAPADYAVWRADALVVQAPDDRVARWSTDPRSGTPGLPDLSPGADLPVCLRTVVGGRTVFVRPGE, via the coding sequence ATGAGTGAACGCGCCGCTGCCTCCCCCCGCACCGTCCTCCTCCGTCGCGGGGAGGTCCACAGCCCCGCCGATCCGTTCGCGACCGCGATGGTCGTCGAGCGCGGACAGGTCGCCTGGGTGGGCTCCGAGGGTGCTGCCGACGCCTTCGCCGAGGGTGTGGACGAGGTCGTCGACCTGGACGGCGCGCTCGTCACCCCCGCGTTCACCGACGCCCACGTCCACACCACGTCCACCGGTCTCGCCCTCACCGGCCTGGACCTGTCCACCGCTCCCTCCCTCGAAGCGGCCCTCGCCGCCGTACGGGACTTCGCCGCCGCCCGCCCGGACGACCGGGTCCTCCTCGGTCATGGCTGGGATGCCGCCCGCTGGCCGGGAGGCCGCCCGCCGACCCGCGCGGAACTCGACGAGGCGACGGGCGGCCGCCCCCTGTACCTGTCCCGTATCGACGTCCACTCGGCGGTCGTCACGACGGCCCTGCTCGATCTGGTCCCCGGCGGGATCACGCGGGCCGACGAACCGCTCACCCGCGACGCCCATCACGCCGTACGCGCCGCCGCGTTCGCAGCCGTGACGCCCGCACAGCGCACCGGGGCCCAGCGCGCCGCCCTCGCCCACGCCGTCTCCGTCGGCATCGGCTCGGTCCACGAGTGCGCCGGCCCCGACATCTCCTCGGAGGACGACTTCACGGACCTGCTGCGGCTCGCGGCCGAGGGGCCGGGCCCGCGGGTGGTGGGCTACTGGGCGGAGCTGGATGTCGAGAAGGCACGCGAGCTGGGCGCCATCGGCGCGGCCGGCGACCTGTTCGTCGACGGCTCCCTCGGCTCGCACACCGCCTGTCTGCACGAGCCGTACGCCGACGCCGACCACACCGGCGTTTCCTACCTGGACACCGCCGACGTCGCCGCCCATGTCGCCGCCTGTACCGAGGCGGGCCTCCAGGCGGGCTTCCACGCGATCGGGGACGCCGCCGTGACGGCCGTGGTGGACGGCGTGCGCGCCGCCGCCGAGAAGGTCGGTCTCGCCCGCGTCCGCGCCGCCCGGCATCGCGTCGAGCACGCCGAGATGCTCACCCCGGACACCGTCGCCGCCTTCGCCGAGCTCGGTCTGACCGCCTCCGTGCAGCCCGCCTTCGACGCGCTGTGGGGCGGCGAGGACGGCATGTACGCCCAGCGTCTCGGCGTACGGCGGGCCCGCCTGCTGAACCCCTTCGCGGCCCTGCTGCGCGCCGGCGTCCCGCTCGCCTTCGGCTCCGACAGCCCGGTCACGCCCCTCGACCCCTGGGGCACCGTCCGGGCCGCCGCCTTTCACCGGACGCCCGCGCACCGGGTCTCCGTGCGCGCCGCGTTCACGGCCCACACGCGGGGTGGCTGGCGGGCCGTCGGACGGGACGACGCGGGGGTGCTGGTGCCGGGCGCACCCGCGGACTACGCCGTGTGGCGCGCCGACGCGCTGGTCGTGCAGGCCCCTGACGACCGGGTCGCACGCTGGTCGACCGACCCCCGCTCCGGCACCCCGGGTCTGCCCGACCTGAGCCCGGGCGCAGACCTCCCCGTGTGCCTGCGGACCGTGGTGGGCGGACGGACCGTGTTCGTACGGCCGGGCGAGTGA
- a CDS encoding glycerophosphodiester phosphodiesterase: MSTRIRHPYLDHPGPIAFAHRGGDADGLENTALQFRRAVEMGYRYLETDVHATSDGKLVAFHDATLDRVTDGAGRIADLPWKDVAHARVAGKEPVPLFEDLLEEFPDVRWNVDMKAEPALHPLLELIERTNTWDRICVGSFSEARVVRAQRLAGPRLATSYGTRGVLNLRLRSWGVPAALRRSAVAAQVPEAQSGIQVVDHRFIRTAHARGLQVHVWTINEADDMHRLLDLGVDGIMTDHIDTLRKVMEDRGLWM; the protein is encoded by the coding sequence GTGAGCACGCGGATACGCCACCCCTATCTCGACCACCCCGGCCCGATCGCCTTCGCCCACCGCGGCGGCGACGCGGACGGCCTGGAGAACACCGCGCTGCAGTTCCGGCGCGCGGTGGAGATGGGCTACCGGTACCTCGAGACCGACGTCCACGCCACGTCGGACGGAAAGCTCGTCGCCTTCCACGACGCGACCCTGGACCGGGTGACCGACGGGGCGGGCCGGATCGCCGACCTGCCGTGGAAGGACGTGGCGCACGCGCGCGTGGCGGGCAAGGAGCCGGTGCCCCTCTTCGAGGACCTGCTCGAGGAGTTCCCCGACGTCCGCTGGAACGTCGACATGAAGGCCGAGCCCGCCCTCCACCCGCTCCTCGAGCTGATCGAGCGCACGAACACCTGGGACCGGATCTGCGTCGGCTCCTTCTCCGAGGCGCGCGTGGTGCGTGCCCAGCGGCTGGCCGGGCCGCGCCTGGCGACGTCGTACGGCACCCGCGGCGTCCTGAACCTGCGGCTGCGCTCCTGGGGCGTCCCGGCGGCGCTGCGCCGCTCGGCGGTCGCCGCGCAGGTGCCCGAGGCCCAGTCCGGCATCCAGGTGGTGGACCACCGCTTCATCCGCACCGCCCACGCGCGCGGGCTGCAGGTGCATGTGTGGACGATCAACGAGGCCGATGACATGCACCGGCTCCTCGACCTGGGAGTCGATGGCATCATGACCGATCACATCGACACATTGCGCAAGGTCATGGAGGACCGGGGCCTCTGGATGTGA
- a CDS encoding polyprenol monophosphomannose synthase — translation MNDGDGTLAAQSQGRQFGPLGTALVIIPTYNEAENIKAIVGRVRKAVPKAHVLVADDNSPDGTGKFADELAVEDDQVHVLHRQGKEGLGAAYLAGFRWGMEHGFGVLIEMDADGSHQPEELPRLLTALKGADLVLGSRWVPGGRVVNWPKSREFISRGGSLYSRVLLDVPIRDVTGGYRAFRRETLEGLGLDEVASQGYCFQVDLARRAIKAGYHVVEVPITFVEREYGDSKMSRDILVEALWRVTTWGVGERVGKAFGRGKPSQS, via the coding sequence GTGAACGACGGCGACGGGACCCTCGCGGCACAGAGCCAGGGGAGGCAGTTCGGGCCGCTCGGCACGGCCTTGGTGATCATCCCGACCTACAACGAGGCGGAGAACATCAAGGCGATCGTCGGGAGGGTGCGCAAGGCCGTCCCCAAGGCTCACGTGCTCGTCGCCGACGACAACAGCCCCGACGGCACGGGCAAGTTCGCCGATGAGCTGGCCGTCGAGGACGACCAGGTCCATGTCCTGCACCGCCAGGGCAAGGAAGGCCTCGGCGCCGCCTACCTCGCGGGGTTCCGCTGGGGCATGGAGCACGGCTTCGGCGTACTGATCGAGATGGACGCCGACGGCTCCCACCAGCCCGAGGAACTGCCCCGGCTGCTCACCGCGCTCAAGGGAGCCGATCTGGTGCTCGGCTCCCGCTGGGTGCCCGGCGGCCGGGTGGTGAACTGGCCCAAGTCCCGTGAGTTCATCTCCCGCGGCGGCAGCCTCTACTCGCGCGTGCTGCTCGACGTCCCCATCCGTGACGTCACCGGCGGCTACCGCGCCTTCCGCCGCGAGACCCTGGAGGGCCTCGGCCTCGACGAGGTCGCCTCCCAGGGTTACTGCTTCCAGGTCGACCTGGCCCGCCGCGCGATCAAGGCCGGGTACCACGTCGTCGAGGTCCCCATCACCTTCGTGGAGCGCGAGTACGGCGACTCCAAGATGAGCCGGGACATCCTCGTGGAGGCGCTGTGGCGGGTCACCACATGGGGCGTGGGGGAGCGGGTCGGCAAGGCCTTCGGCCGGGGCAAGCCGTCACAGTCGTAG
- a CDS encoding Lrp/AsnC family transcriptional regulator translates to MEELDRQIVQLLVKDGRMSYTDLGKATGLSTSAVHQRVRRLEQRGVIRGYAAVVDPEAVGLPMTAFISVKPFDPSAPDDIAERLAGVPEIEACHSVAGDENYILKVRVSTPHELEELLARLRSLAGVSTRTTVVLSTPYEARPPRI, encoded by the coding sequence ATGGAGGAGCTGGACCGACAGATCGTGCAGCTGCTCGTCAAGGACGGGCGGATGAGTTACACCGACCTGGGCAAGGCCACGGGCCTGTCCACGTCGGCCGTGCACCAGCGCGTGCGCCGGCTGGAACAGCGCGGCGTCATCCGCGGGTACGCCGCGGTCGTCGACCCCGAGGCGGTCGGGCTGCCCATGACCGCCTTCATCTCGGTCAAGCCGTTCGACCCCAGCGCCCCCGACGACATCGCCGAGCGACTGGCCGGCGTGCCCGAGATCGAGGCCTGCCACAGCGTCGCGGGCGACGAGAACTACATCCTCAAGGTCCGGGTGTCCACCCCGCACGAGCTGGAGGAGCTGCTGGCCCGGCTGAGGTCATTGGCCGGTGTCTCGACGCGGACGACGGTCGTGCTGTCGACGCCGTACGAGGCACGGCCGCCAAGGATCTGA
- the fxsA gene encoding FxsA family membrane protein, whose amino-acid sequence MTTGAPIPTHPARPRRSRLRTFLPLSIAAWLVLEIWLLTVVAGASSGFTVFLLLLAGFVLGAVVIKRAGRRAFRNLTETLQQQQSGATTPPAPSGNSEGNGLMMLGGLLLMIPGLVSDAVGLLLLVPPAQKAIGRYAQRTFERTLREAGSGTLGDAFQQVRMHRPDGKVVQGEVIRDEPGDAPQGPRPPLTG is encoded by the coding sequence ATGACGACTGGCGCTCCGATTCCCACCCACCCCGCACGGCCCCGGCGCTCCCGGCTGCGCACCTTCCTGCCGCTGTCCATCGCCGCCTGGCTGGTGCTGGAGATCTGGCTGCTGACCGTGGTCGCGGGCGCCTCCAGCGGGTTCACGGTGTTCCTGCTGCTGCTCGCCGGGTTCGTGCTCGGCGCGGTGGTCATCAAGCGGGCCGGCCGCCGTGCCTTCCGGAACCTCACCGAGACGCTGCAACAGCAGCAGAGCGGCGCGACGACGCCCCCGGCCCCGTCGGGCAACAGCGAGGGCAACGGGCTGATGATGCTCGGCGGTCTGCTGCTGATGATCCCCGGCCTGGTCTCGGACGCGGTGGGCCTGCTCCTGCTGGTCCCGCCGGCCCAGAAGGCCATCGGCCGGTATGCGCAGCGCACCTTCGAGCGCACCCTGCGCGAGGCCGGCTCCGGCACCCTGGGCGATGCCTTTCAACAGGTGCGCATGCACCGCCCCGACGGCAAGGTCGTGCAGGGTGAGGTCATCCGGGACGAGCCGGGGGACGCCCCGCAGGGTCCGCGCCCGCCGCTCACGGGCTGA
- a CDS encoding RNA polymerase-binding protein RbpA — MSERALRGTRLVVTSYETDRGIDLAPRQAVEYACEKGHRFEMPFSVEAEIPPEWECKVCGAQALLVDGDGPEEKKAKPARTHWDMLMERRTREELEEVLAERLAVLRSGAMNIAVHPRDSRKSA, encoded by the coding sequence ATGAGTGAGCGAGCTCTTCGCGGCACGCGCCTCGTGGTGACCAGCTACGAGACGGACCGCGGCATCGACCTGGCCCCGCGCCAGGCCGTGGAGTACGCATGCGAGAAGGGGCACCGGTTCGAGATGCCCTTCTCGGTCGAGGCGGAGATCCCGCCGGAGTGGGAGTGCAAGGTCTGCGGGGCCCAGGCACTCCTCGTTGACGGCGACGGCCCTGAGGAAAAGAAGGCCAAGCCCGCGCGTACACATTGGGACATGCTGATGGAGCGGCGCACCCGCGAGGAACTCGAAGAGGTCCTCGCGGAGCGTCTGGCAGTTCTGCGGTCCGGTGCGATGAACATCGCGGTACATCCGCGCGACAGCCGCAAGTCCGCGTGA